A portion of the Sulfurospirillum diekertiae genome contains these proteins:
- the fdhF gene encoding formate dehydrogenase subunit alpha, whose amino-acid sequence MKKFQTTCPYCGTGCNIDLLVENNKIVKAEPTKHHHVNDGELCLKGLYGWEYVHSPRRLTKPLIRKKDGVFSKQGELVEVSFEEAYDFVASRMKASVEEYGPNSIMGFSSARCTNEDNYAFQKLFRVQGTNNIDHCARLUHGPTVVGLTKTLGNGTMTNDLTEFATDTDVLFLIGTNTSECHPIIAMQMLRGLERGAKMIVIDPKETDMAKKADIFLQIPVGYNIPLLNAMIHHIIENNLFDKEFVENYAVGFDYVKYAVKDFTPERVEQETGIAASLVIEAAEMYARAGAAAICYTMGMTQFIDGTSNIFSLSNLAILTGNLGKKGAGVNPLRGQNNVQGACDMGALPNWVPNGMVTSEAVRLHVKEIWGYDISPNIGYKLTEVPHKIEEGDIKFLYVFGENPVMSDPWTEHFVEAVAHLETMVVQDIFLTETAQKADVVLPAASWGEKEGTFINTSRRIQMVAKAIEPSEGIEPDWKVICHIAQRIGLEGFDFYKPEELWEEVQALNPHFFGGATYPRLKKENGISWPCPHETHPGTPVLYEDKKSMLPDGKFRLTPVIYTDDKTKRVELENELIAKLNIPSDYPVGSGALSEKVNALYPCLFTTGRKVYHYHTGTMTRECKPLEMGADFMGAAIEVSLDIAEARDLQEDCYALVENKRGKIAAKVKINRDLRHGTIFTTFHYAEADGNELANAEDKDPLSGMNPLKMTIAAIRKISEEEYLMVRNQTDMHMHPSEQYRTVRR is encoded by the coding sequence ATGAAAAAGTTTCAGACGACATGTCCATATTGTGGCACTGGCTGTAATATAGATTTATTAGTTGAAAATAATAAAATCGTCAAGGCAGAGCCCACAAAACATCATCATGTGAATGATGGTGAATTGTGCTTGAAAGGACTTTATGGTTGGGAATATGTTCATTCTCCAAGGAGACTTACCAAACCATTGATACGAAAAAAAGACGGTGTTTTTTCAAAACAGGGTGAATTGGTTGAGGTAAGCTTTGAAGAGGCATACGATTTTGTGGCTTCTCGCATGAAAGCTTCTGTTGAAGAATATGGCCCCAATAGCATCATGGGATTTTCTTCTGCTAGATGCACCAATGAAGACAATTATGCTTTTCAAAAACTCTTTAGAGTACAAGGAACCAATAATATAGATCACTGCGCTCGTCTTTGACATGGCCCTACAGTAGTCGGTTTGACTAAAACATTAGGTAATGGCACCATGACAAACGATCTTACAGAGTTTGCTACCGATACAGACGTTCTTTTTTTAATTGGAACCAATACAAGCGAATGCCACCCAATTATCGCCATGCAAATGTTGCGAGGATTAGAGCGTGGAGCTAAAATGATTGTCATCGATCCCAAAGAGACGGATATGGCCAAAAAAGCGGACATATTTCTTCAAATCCCTGTGGGTTATAACATTCCACTTCTCAATGCAATGATTCATCATATTATTGAAAATAATCTGTTTGATAAAGAATTTGTTGAAAACTATGCAGTTGGTTTTGATTATGTGAAATATGCAGTCAAAGATTTTACACCTGAACGTGTTGAACAAGAGACAGGTATCGCGGCAAGTCTTGTGATAGAGGCAGCTGAAATGTATGCTCGTGCAGGTGCAGCAGCTATTTGTTATACCATGGGTATGACACAATTTATTGATGGAACGTCCAATATATTCTCTCTCTCCAATCTTGCCATTCTCACAGGAAATCTAGGTAAAAAAGGTGCAGGTGTTAACCCCCTTCGTGGACAAAACAATGTACAAGGTGCCTGCGATATGGGTGCTCTTCCAAACTGGGTGCCTAATGGCATGGTGACCAGTGAAGCCGTACGTTTACATGTAAAAGAAATTTGGGGATACGACATCAGTCCCAATATTGGTTATAAACTTACCGAAGTACCGCACAAAATAGAAGAGGGTGACATTAAATTCCTTTATGTCTTTGGCGAAAATCCTGTCATGAGTGATCCTTGGACAGAGCATTTCGTTGAGGCGGTTGCGCATCTTGAAACAATGGTAGTCCAAGATATATTCCTCACTGAAACTGCACAAAAAGCAGATGTTGTCTTGCCTGCTGCTTCTTGGGGTGAAAAAGAGGGAACATTCATTAATACTTCTCGTCGCATTCAAATGGTGGCAAAAGCCATTGAACCTAGTGAGGGCATTGAGCCAGATTGGAAAGTCATTTGTCATATTGCACAAAGAATTGGTTTAGAAGGTTTTGATTTTTATAAACCAGAAGAGCTATGGGAAGAGGTTCAAGCACTGAACCCACACTTCTTTGGCGGTGCGACGTATCCTCGCCTTAAAAAAGAGAATGGTATTAGTTGGCCATGTCCGCATGAGACACATCCAGGGACACCTGTTTTGTATGAAGATAAAAAATCAATGTTACCAGATGGCAAATTTAGATTAACACCTGTTATCTATACTGATGATAAAACCAAACGGGTAGAACTTGAAAATGAACTTATTGCAAAACTCAATATTCCAAGTGACTATCCAGTCGGTTCTGGTGCTCTCAGTGAAAAAGTGAATGCGCTTTATCCGTGCCTCTTTACGACCGGACGTAAAGTATACCACTATCATACGGGTACGATGACGAGGGAATGTAAACCATTGGAAATGGGTGCTGATTTTATGGGTGCTGCGATAGAAGTGAGTTTAGATATTGCAGAGGCGAGAGATTTACAAGAAGATTGTTATGCCCTTGTTGAAAATAAACGTGGGAAAATTGCTGCGAAAGTGAAAATAAATCGAGACCTTCGTCATGGCACGATTTTTACGACATTTCATTATGCAGAAGCGGATGGAAATGAACTCGCAAATGCTGAAGATAAAGACCCCCTCTCTGGTATGAATCCTCTCAAAATGACGATAGCGGCAATTCGAAAAATTTCTGAAGAAGAGTATTTAATGGTTCGTAATCAGACAGATATGCACATGCACCCGTCCGAGCAGTATCGTACGGTAAGGAGATAA
- a CDS encoding 4Fe-4S dicluster domain-containing protein, which produces MNELRVNKFVIANPKVCIGCATCMAACYESSYKRGKLAVPRLIVTRTLSGTMPNQCRQCDDAPCANVCPVGALRFGENSIELHEEICIGCKMCTLACPFGAIRAGAEIMPSINYTMEPKYNLGLESEIGAKSIAIKCDLCNGRVEGPSCVEVCPTGALMFIDARNFENKVISEKANGSVEAFVQHMIKYT; this is translated from the coding sequence ATGAATGAGTTAAGAGTCAATAAATTTGTTATTGCCAATCCTAAGGTATGTATAGGATGTGCTACATGTATGGCTGCATGTTATGAGTCGTCTTATAAGCGTGGAAAGTTGGCAGTTCCTCGCTTGATTGTAACACGAACCCTTAGTGGTACGATGCCAAACCAATGCCGACAATGTGATGATGCCCCTTGTGCAAATGTCTGTCCTGTTGGGGCATTACGTTTTGGGGAAAACAGCATCGAATTGCATGAAGAGATTTGTATCGGCTGTAAGATGTGTACACTTGCCTGTCCTTTTGGCGCTATTCGTGCGGGGGCTGAGATTATGCCTTCCATTAATTACACGATGGAGCCAAAATACAATTTAGGCTTAGAATCAGAAATAGGGGCAAAAAGCATCGCCATTAAGTGTGATTTGTGTAATGGCAGAGTGGAAGGTCCTTCGTGTGTTGAAGTTTGTCCAACAGGTGCATTAATGTTTATTGACGCTAGAAACTTTGAAAATAAAGTTATTAGTGAAAAAGCAAATGGTAGTGTTGAAGCATTCGTTCAGCATATGATTAAATATACTTAA
- a CDS encoding proton-conducting transporter transmembrane domain-containing protein has protein sequence MTDVYLLYVLGSVVSLLLYKFNALASKIGFGISTIASGYGAYYFFMHIGEKAQFTTNIALLYNPTFSIDPVGNFFFFVITLIAFASSMYAIQYSQGYANKGSLGVMASLFNLFVLSMLMVVSASDVFWFMICWELMTIISAFLICFNDSKSSMKAIMVYLGIAHLGGMCILSAFLLLAHQSGSLEFSSFASIKMSPWLASITFLLAFIGFGSKAGMFPFHVWLPKAHPAAPTNVSALMSGVMIKVALFGIIKFCLWLPVMPWWGLLIIIIGALSSLLGVLYALIQHDYKALLAYHSVENIGIILLGLGTGVYGIAINSPTLATVGFLAGLYHTVNHAIFKGLLFLGAGSVLHATHTREIEALGGLAKKMPYTAFAMFIGVMGIAALPPLNGFVSEWFTYQGMMQGALGEGILPRFIFTFSVVALALTGVLVVIHLKLYAVIFAGTPRHKDIFDQAKEAPISMVLGMMFLVLGCFAFGIGANIVTDNIMTVVTSFSGVYQAAPAGGYIASPIGSTISLPLIAMIISGAMSLPFLIIVIMKANRTKPRETDPWACGFKYSNRMQITAGPFTGDLRRLMEWLFQSKPTVEDQGYFKPVIYTDHPKDIWWNIFYQPVINAVTYAVEKIAVMQNGSTGAYAAYILGGLCLFLAISHLI, from the coding sequence ATGACAGATGTATATCTCTTATACGTACTAGGAAGCGTTGTTTCCCTTTTACTGTATAAATTTAACGCACTTGCGTCTAAAATAGGCTTTGGTATCTCCACCATCGCCTCTGGATACGGTGCGTATTATTTTTTTATGCATATTGGCGAAAAAGCGCAGTTCACAACCAATATAGCCCTTCTTTATAATCCAACATTCTCGATTGACCCTGTTGGAAACTTTTTTTTCTTTGTCATAACACTGATTGCGTTTGCATCATCCATGTATGCGATTCAGTATTCGCAAGGGTATGCAAACAAGGGAAGTCTGGGGGTTATGGCATCCTTATTTAACCTGTTTGTACTGAGTATGCTGATGGTTGTTTCTGCATCCGATGTCTTTTGGTTTATGATTTGTTGGGAATTAATGACAATTATCTCAGCATTCTTGATTTGCTTTAATGACTCAAAGTCTTCGATGAAAGCAATTATGGTTTATTTAGGAATCGCACACCTTGGTGGTATGTGTATTTTATCTGCTTTCCTTCTTTTAGCACATCAATCAGGATCACTGGAGTTTAGCTCTTTTGCCTCTATCAAAATGTCACCATGGCTTGCAAGTATTACGTTTTTACTTGCATTCATTGGCTTTGGCTCAAAAGCAGGCATGTTTCCTTTTCATGTTTGGCTTCCCAAAGCTCACCCTGCAGCACCTACGAATGTATCTGCTTTGATGAGTGGTGTCATGATTAAAGTGGCACTTTTTGGAATTATCAAGTTTTGTCTCTGGCTTCCTGTGATGCCATGGTGGGGGCTTTTGATTATTATCATTGGGGCACTTTCGTCTCTCTTAGGTGTTTTATACGCACTCATTCAACACGATTATAAAGCGCTTTTGGCGTATCACTCTGTTGAAAACATTGGCATTATTTTATTAGGTCTTGGAACAGGTGTTTATGGTATTGCGATCAATTCACCTACTTTGGCAACCGTAGGTTTCTTGGCGGGGCTTTACCATACTGTTAACCATGCCATCTTTAAAGGGTTACTCTTTTTAGGCGCAGGTAGTGTTTTACATGCAACACACACCAGAGAAATTGAAGCACTCGGTGGTTTGGCTAAAAAGATGCCATACACTGCTTTTGCGATGTTTATTGGTGTTATGGGTATTGCTGCATTGCCACCTTTAAATGGCTTTGTCAGTGAATGGTTTACCTACCAAGGTATGATGCAAGGAGCCCTTGGAGAAGGAATTCTTCCTCGATTTATCTTTACATTCTCTGTTGTAGCGCTTGCTTTAACGGGTGTTTTGGTTGTCATCCACTTAAAACTCTATGCGGTTATTTTTGCAGGAACACCACGCCACAAAGACATTTTTGATCAAGCCAAAGAAGCACCTATTAGTATGGTCTTAGGCATGATGTTCCTTGTCCTTGGTTGTTTTGCCTTTGGTATTGGGGCTAACATTGTGACCGATAATATTATGACAGTGGTTACCTCTTTTAGTGGTGTGTATCAAGCAGCACCAGCGGGCGGATACATTGCTTCTCCGATTGGATCAACCATCTCGCTTCCTCTCATTGCGATGATCATTTCAGGTGCAATGTCCTTGCCATTCTTAATTATTGTCATTATGAAAGCCAACAGAACGAAACCTCGAGAAACGGATCCTTGGGCATGTGGTTTCAAATACAGTAATCGTATGCAAATTACAGCAGGACCTTTTACGGGTGATCTTAGACGTTTGATGGAGTGGTTATTTCAAAGTAAGCCAACGGTAGAAGACCAAGGTTATTTTAAACCCGTTATTTACACTGATCATCCTAAAGATATTTGGTGGAATATTTTTTATCAACCTGTCATCAATGCTGTGACATATGCCGTTGAAAAAATTGCAGTCATGCAAAATGGTAGCACAGGTGCTTATGCTGCTTATATTTTGGGAGGTTTATGTCTTTTCTTAGCCATAAGCCATCTCATATAG
- a CDS encoding respiratory chain complex I subunit 1 family protein: MSSLFFMILQVVVIILVAPFFDGVARVLRARLQSRRGAPDFFQTYRDIIKYFKRSRTVPHCSHWVFRYGPYTLFGAGAALLAVMPISYGSHTLAASCSDVFVVLYIAAMLRFIFGAASIDSGNPFAGVGGSREQMLAVFVEPVMMTSLLVVMLLAHTSNLGEIQEMVRSGVIGYQIPAFAVASISFLWAMYVESGRNPYDLAEAEQELQEGVLSEYCGADFSIAHAGLILKQFAMIGMFLTIFEPWSFENPFLALIVFVLKAGIFLYSCCFIDNFGPRHKLLTSFRSNAIAALGVSFVALVLYVVGA, from the coding sequence ATGAGTAGTCTATTTTTTATGATTTTACAAGTCGTCGTTATTATCCTTGTTGCACCATTTTTTGATGGTGTCGCAAGAGTTTTAAGGGCGAGATTACAATCACGCCGTGGTGCGCCAGATTTTTTCCAAACCTATCGAGATATTATCAAATATTTTAAACGAAGTCGTACGGTTCCTCATTGTTCACACTGGGTATTTCGTTATGGACCTTATACACTGTTTGGAGCTGGCGCTGCTCTTTTAGCGGTCATGCCTATTAGTTATGGTTCACATACTTTAGCAGCTTCATGTTCGGATGTGTTTGTCGTACTCTATATTGCGGCGATGTTACGTTTCATCTTCGGAGCAGCATCTATTGACTCAGGTAATCCTTTTGCAGGTGTGGGTGGTAGTCGTGAGCAGATGCTTGCTGTATTTGTAGAACCTGTCATGATGACAAGCCTTTTAGTCGTGATGCTACTAGCGCATACGAGTAATTTGGGCGAGATTCAAGAGATGGTGAGAAGTGGTGTCATTGGATACCAAATTCCAGCATTTGCCGTTGCTTCCATCTCTTTCTTATGGGCAATGTATGTTGAAAGTGGCAGAAATCCTTACGACTTAGCAGAGGCCGAACAAGAGCTCCAAGAGGGCGTCTTAAGTGAGTATTGTGGTGCTGATTTTAGCATTGCACATGCTGGTTTGATTCTAAAACAGTTTGCCATGATTGGTATGTTTTTAACTATTTTTGAACCATGGAGTTTTGAAAATCCATTTTTAGCCTTGATTGTCTTTGTTTTAAAAGCAGGTATTTTTTTATATAGCTGCTGTTTTATTGATAACTTTGGACCACGACACAAGCTTCTTACAAGCTTTAGATCAAATGCAATAGCAGCGCTTGGTGTATCGTTTGTAGCGCTTGTCTTGTATGTTGTAGGAGCATAA
- the hyfE gene encoding hydrogenase 4 membrane subunit, with protein sequence MIDLLSLLSIAMILTSLIVFGLRNYKAAILTYGLQTALLVSIFLLLSTTHLAEQLCTWAFIALFTKVLFIPFILLRLVKKLGVVSEDEPVGGFFVSPIIAISFSLAIAMSVYPIYMKFSLIHESIPLIASITIFMIGIFGFILRNSVIKQILAYCMFENGIHLSLALMAYNLPEIAELGILTDAIFAVIIMSVLAQRFHHYFGSLDVSKATELKG encoded by the coding sequence ATGATTGATCTATTAAGTCTTTTATCCATAGCAATGATTTTGACATCATTGATTGTTTTTGGACTCAGAAATTATAAGGCAGCGATTTTGACGTATGGATTGCAAACAGCACTCTTAGTCTCTATTTTTCTGCTTTTATCAACAACCCATTTGGCGGAGCAATTGTGTACATGGGCATTCATTGCACTTTTTACTAAAGTGCTTTTTATCCCTTTTATTTTGCTTCGTTTGGTCAAAAAATTGGGGGTGGTCAGTGAAGATGAACCCGTGGGTGGCTTTTTCGTAAGCCCCATTATTGCTATCAGTTTTTCACTTGCGATTGCCATGTCGGTTTATCCTATTTACATGAAATTTTCGTTAATTCATGAGAGCATTCCACTGATTGCCTCCATTACGATTTTTATGATTGGAATTTTTGGTTTCATTTTACGAAATTCAGTCATTAAACAGATTTTGGCGTACTGCATGTTTGAAAATGGCATTCATCTCTCTTTAGCGTTAATGGCGTATAACTTACCTGAAATTGCGGAGCTTGGAATCTTAACCGATGCTATCTTTGCCGTCATTATCATGTCAGTGCTCGCTCAAAGATTTCATCATTATTTTGGTTCTTTAGATGTCTCTAAAGCCACTGAATTGAAAGGTTAG
- a CDS encoding hydrogenase 4 subunit F, producing the protein MDMQQLFTLLLAVPVLASLIIWFAPTQFKLLSTLHVIASMASSALALSAVMKVMNGKIFFAFHDMLFIDALGGVFLSLIGVTGLLVNLYSVKYMQWEVEKGEITTKDAKLFFALSHLFVFTMTFSVLANNIVLMWVAIEATTLSSVFMVALHKGKKSTESGWKYIVICSIGLAFALYATVLLYSAGFAVIKDSHSMMLWSTLMAHAKEINPDILKLIFVFALIGFGTKAGLAPTHTWLPDVHSEGPAPASAMLSGILLKCAILGLIRYYAIVGNSMVGFEYVQTVMLVSGLLTIFIAALFLMRQHDVKRMFAYHSIAHMGVIAFGLGVGGFFGLFAALFHALAHSVTKALAFCVTGNMVQIYGTRDMTKMGGLIKIAPITAILFGISICSLVGVPGFAIFVSEFWMVQESFNTALYIPVILFIIGLIIIFIADFSHFFLATFGESQSKILSREVAWSANLPLIGLAALIIIFGVFSVEGWVTLLNSAVKIIVAA; encoded by the coding sequence ATGGACATGCAACAACTCTTTACATTACTTTTAGCGGTACCTGTCTTGGCATCGCTTATTATCTGGTTTGCGCCTACTCAATTTAAGCTTCTAAGCACTTTACATGTAATCGCTTCAATGGCGAGTTCAGCGCTTGCTTTAAGCGCAGTTATGAAAGTCATGAATGGCAAAATATTTTTTGCTTTTCACGATATGCTTTTCATTGATGCTCTTGGTGGCGTCTTTTTGTCGCTCATTGGTGTGACGGGATTATTAGTCAATTTATATTCTGTCAAATATATGCAGTGGGAAGTTGAAAAAGGCGAAATTACCACCAAAGATGCCAAACTCTTTTTTGCCCTTTCGCATCTTTTTGTCTTCACAATGACGTTCTCCGTCCTTGCAAATAACATTGTGTTGATGTGGGTTGCGATTGAGGCGACAACTTTATCTTCTGTTTTTATGGTTGCCTTGCATAAAGGCAAAAAATCAACAGAAAGTGGTTGGAAATATATTGTTATTTGTAGTATTGGTTTAGCCTTTGCGCTTTACGCAACGGTATTGCTTTACAGTGCAGGATTCGCCGTTATCAAAGACAGTCATAGCATGATGCTTTGGAGTACCTTGATGGCGCATGCGAAGGAGATCAATCCTGACATCTTAAAACTCATCTTTGTCTTTGCCCTCATTGGTTTTGGAACCAAAGCAGGACTTGCCCCTACGCACACATGGTTACCTGATGTTCACTCCGAAGGACCAGCACCTGCGTCTGCAATGCTTTCTGGTATTTTGCTTAAATGTGCGATCTTAGGACTTATTCGTTATTACGCGATTGTGGGGAACTCAATGGTTGGGTTCGAGTACGTACAGACTGTGATGCTCGTCAGTGGTCTTTTGACCATCTTCATTGCGGCACTCTTCTTAATGCGTCAACACGATGTTAAAAGAATGTTTGCGTACCACTCTATTGCACACATGGGTGTTATTGCTTTTGGTTTAGGTGTTGGTGGATTTTTCGGTCTTTTTGCCGCACTCTTTCATGCTTTAGCACACTCTGTAACCAAAGCACTCGCTTTTTGTGTCACTGGTAATATGGTTCAAATTTATGGAACACGAGATATGACCAAAATGGGTGGACTCATCAAAATCGCGCCTATTACGGCTATTTTATTTGGTATTTCCATCTGTTCATTGGTGGGTGTGCCAGGTTTTGCAATTTTTGTGAGCGAATTTTGGATGGTGCAAGAGTCATTTAATACAGCACTTTACATCCCTGTCATTTTGTTTATCATCGGTTTGATCATTATCTTTATCGCAGATTTTTCTCACTTCTTTTTGGCAACGTTTGGTGAAAGCCAATCAAAAATTCTCTCACGAGAAGTTGCTTGGAGTGCGAATTTACCACTCATTGGTCTTGCTGCACTGATCATTATATTTGGCGTATTCTCTGTTGAGGGATGGGTCACATTGCTTAACAGCGCAGTCAAAATTATCGTTGCGGCATAA
- a CDS encoding hydrogenase large subunit, giving the protein MLKGEIFINQVKQRITIQSVERQPEDQITITVDRNDLPEAVRMLYYDMGGWLSTMIPNDERQLNGNFALYYVLSMEGGKMTAEDEVAQDEKCWITVRALVPAADPTFPSVTCKVPAAVWYEREAFDLFGLRAIGLPDPRRLVLADDWPANLHPLRKDAMDYRYRPDPVAHQDEPDYEFMHPKGSGGVVDVPLGPLHITSDEPGHFRLYCDGDTIIDADFRLFYQHRGMEKLAENRMNYDQMGYLAERVCGICGYAHAISCIEAAERAIGLEIPLRAQAMRVICLEIERLHSHLLNIGLACEVTGNVNAFMHIFRIREFSMELAQFVTGGRKTYGNVVMGGLRRDMSGVEIKKSLDLLKIIEKQLKEVWEAVMDDSAQVGRWKGVGILDPKVARDFSPVGPNVRGSGFKRDSRYDHPYDFFDKIEFNVAVEHGCDVFSREMVRYRELLESISIIRQCFEMMPGGQTIISPQTMIKPGAYALGNDEAPRGENMHWIMHGNAQKVYRWRCRAATYNNWPSLRYQFRGNTIADAALIVCSLDPCYSCTERVTVVDVKSHKSKVLTHQDLKRYSQTLKNSPLKNM; this is encoded by the coding sequence ATGCTTAAAGGTGAAATTTTTATTAATCAAGTAAAACAAAGAATAACGATTCAAAGTGTTGAAAGGCAACCTGAAGATCAAATTACCATTACCGTGGATCGCAATGATCTGCCTGAAGCGGTTCGAATGCTCTATTACGATATGGGTGGTTGGCTTTCAACGATGATTCCTAATGACGAGCGACAACTCAATGGTAATTTCGCTCTCTATTATGTTCTTTCCATGGAAGGTGGAAAGATGACAGCAGAGGATGAAGTTGCTCAAGATGAAAAATGTTGGATTACCGTAAGAGCCCTTGTTCCAGCGGCAGATCCTACCTTCCCATCCGTTACATGTAAAGTTCCAGCAGCGGTATGGTATGAGCGTGAAGCATTCGATCTTTTTGGTCTTCGTGCCATTGGATTACCCGATCCAAGACGTTTAGTGCTTGCGGATGATTGGCCTGCTAATCTTCATCCTTTACGCAAAGATGCAATGGATTATAGGTATCGACCTGATCCTGTTGCCCATCAAGATGAGCCCGATTATGAGTTCATGCACCCAAAAGGCTCAGGTGGTGTTGTGGATGTTCCTCTTGGACCATTGCATATTACCAGCGATGAGCCAGGTCACTTTAGGTTGTACTGCGATGGCGATACGATTATTGATGCGGACTTTAGACTTTTCTATCAACATCGTGGTATGGAAAAGTTAGCAGAAAATAGAATGAACTACGATCAGATGGGCTATTTGGCAGAGCGTGTTTGTGGTATTTGTGGGTATGCCCATGCCATTTCGTGCATCGAAGCTGCTGAGCGTGCGATTGGCTTAGAGATTCCACTCCGTGCTCAAGCGATGCGTGTCATCTGTTTAGAAATTGAGAGATTGCATTCGCACCTTTTGAACATTGGTCTTGCATGCGAAGTCACGGGTAATGTGAATGCCTTTATGCACATCTTTAGAATTCGTGAATTTTCAATGGAGCTCGCACAATTTGTTACAGGTGGTCGTAAAACCTATGGCAACGTTGTTATGGGAGGACTTCGTCGTGACATGAGTGGTGTGGAGATCAAAAAGAGTTTAGACCTTTTAAAAATCATTGAAAAGCAACTCAAAGAAGTTTGGGAAGCAGTTATGGATGATAGCGCACAAGTGGGTCGTTGGAAAGGTGTAGGTATCTTAGATCCAAAAGTTGCACGTGATTTTTCTCCTGTTGGTCCGAATGTTCGTGGTAGTGGATTTAAACGTGATTCTCGCTATGACCATCCGTATGATTTCTTCGACAAAATTGAATTTAATGTGGCTGTTGAGCATGGTTGCGATGTATTTTCCCGTGAAATGGTTCGTTATCGAGAACTGTTAGAGTCTATCTCTATTATTCGCCAATGTTTTGAAATGATGCCAGGCGGTCAAACGATCATCTCTCCACAAACCATGATCAAACCAGGGGCGTATGCGCTTGGTAATGACGAAGCGCCTAGAGGAGAAAATATGCACTGGATTATGCACGGTAATGCTCAAAAAGTCTATAGATGGAGATGTCGGGCGGCTACGTATAATAACTGGCCATCCCTTCGTTACCAATTTAGAGGTAATACCATTGCCGATGCGGCTTTAATTGTCTGTTCTTTAGACCCATGTTACTCCTGCACAGAGCGTGTCACGGTTGTGGATGTTAAAAGCCATAAGTCAAAAGTGCTCACCCATCAAGATTTGAAACGTTATTCTCAAACCTTGAAAAATTCTCCTTTAAAAAACATGTAG
- a CDS encoding formate hydrogenlyase complex iron-sulfur subunit — MMKLLDMTRKYGNATYGYPLEPYEVPEGFRGKPSYDYEKCIGCTACAVACPSNAINVKLNAKKDKLVWEFDCARCIFCGRCDEVCPTNAVMLSKEFEIAVKFNKEDLKERGELELQNCEVCHKPFTTKKLIAYDLERLKRVGWSEETLDAKTHYIRTCQECKKNIVVEQTNRSFGKAQK, encoded by the coding sequence GTGATGAAACTATTAGATATGACACGAAAATATGGTAACGCAACCTATGGTTATCCCTTGGAACCCTATGAGGTTCCAGAAGGATTCCGTGGGAAGCCTTCGTATGATTATGAAAAATGTATTGGCTGTACCGCATGCGCAGTCGCTTGTCCTTCCAATGCAATCAATGTCAAACTCAATGCCAAAAAAGACAAATTGGTTTGGGAATTTGATTGTGCGAGGTGCATTTTTTGTGGACGTTGTGACGAAGTCTGTCCTACCAATGCCGTGATGCTCTCAAAAGAGTTTGAAATAGCTGTGAAGTTTAACAAAGAGGACTTGAAGGAACGAGGTGAACTTGAGCTACAGAATTGTGAGGTTTGTCACAAGCCTTTTACGACTAAAAAGCTTATTGCTTATGATCTTGAACGCCTCAAAAGAGTAGGGTGGAGTGAAGAAACACTTGATGCAAAAACGCACTACATTCGTACGTGTCAAGAGTGCAAAAAGAACATTGTGGTTGAACAGACTAATAGATCGTTTGGAAAGGCTCAAAAATGA